In one Solanum lycopersicum chromosome 11, SLM_r2.1 genomic region, the following are encoded:
- the LOC104644806 gene encoding DNA damage-inducible protein 1-like: MKSLSAIVRERKEKEAQDKAKPADTTQLGMVGICGAIAKQADNPGYFSTQYVNISINGQAVRAMVDSGAEANIMTKAAAEKLGLKIVPSNNRLKTVNAPPTPVCGIAHGVSITLGRWKGKTNFTVAPLDISDVILGQEFFQRCHTMIDPYLQQLMVMEGEGSCMVPLIRVPKKDGYAQLSAMQIVKGLKKGAPTFLATIASSSEDHGKQRCDAGGAAEDTTSEARDRSYD, translated from the exons ATGAAGAGTCTTAGTGCCATCGTCCGTGAGCGAAAGGAAAAGGAGGCACAAGACAAGGCGAAACCGGCAGACACCACTCAATTGGGCATGGTTGGAATCTGTGGTGCCATAGCAAAGCAGGCTGACAACCCGGGGTATTTCAGCACACAATATGTGAATATCTCCATCAATGGGCAAGCAGTTCGGGCCATGGTAGATTCCGGGGCTGAGGCTAACATCATGACCAAGGCGGCGGCAGAGAAATTGGGACTGAAAATTGTTCCAAGCAACAATCGCCTCAAGACGGTCAACGCCCCACCAACTCCCGTGTGTGGAATTGCTCATGGGGTCAGCATCACTTTAGGACGGTGGAAAGGTAAGACAAACTTTACCGTAGCTCCTTTGGATATATCCGATGTCATTCTTGGGCAGGAATTCTTTCAACGTTGCCACACGATGATCGATCCCTACCTTCAACAACTCATGGTGATGGAGGGAGAAGGGTCTTGTATGGTGCCTCTTATTAGGGTGCCGAAGAAAGACGGATATGCCCAACTGTCGGCCATGCAGATTGTGAAGGGCCTGAAGAAAGGAGCGCCAACCTTTTTGGCCACCATCGCAAGTTCGAGTGAAGACCATG GAAAACAGCGATGTGATGCCGGAGGAGCTGCCGAAGACACTACCTCCGAGGCGCGAGATAGATCATATGATTGA
- the LOC101254267 gene encoding uncharacterized protein At3g17950-like: MAQQEEGWPLGLQPLNLRIGLGRSRNGSTSFNTSLSDSLTSSTDSSSDLDTESTGSFFHDRSTTLGSLIGVSSIVNLSRRSTRGRSNGVMTEVQKNYRSKTTWCFSLCPRNSTDAESTVMMIRNSDSNAPSLGHFLAVERRAANEHNRTSPLIYGPDEFAMTLSNRNQNSLFENGQIAPPQLSPWSGSEDVENRKRDNRELDHDVHGQGAPLLFPCMCG; encoded by the exons ATGGCTCAACAG GAAGAAGGTTGGCCTTTGGGATTGCAGCCATTGAATTTGAGAATAGGTTTAGGTAGAAGCAGAAATGGATCAACTTCATTCAACACTTCACTTAGTGACTCTCTTACTTCCTCCACTGATTCTTCTTCAGATTTGGACACTGAG TCGACAGGGTCTTTCTTTCATGATAGGAGCACAACACTTGGAAGTCTTATCGGTGTTTCAAGCATAGTTAATCTGTCAAGAAGATCAACAAGAGGGAGATCAAATGGTGTAATGACAGAAGTGCAAAAAAACTATAGGTCTAAAACAACATGGTGTTTCTCATTGTGTCCAAGAAACAGCACAGATGCTGAGTCTACTGTGATGATGATAAGGAATAGTGATAGTAATGCTCCATCACTTGGCCATTTTCTTGCAGTTGAAAGAAGAGCTGCTAATGAACATAATAGAACAAGTCCTTTGATATATGGACCTGATGAATTTGCTATGACATTGTCTAATAGGAACCAAAATTCATTGTTCGAAAATGGACAAATCGCTCCTCCTCAGTTGAGTCCATGGTCAGGTTCAGAAGATGTCGAAAATAGAAAGAGGGATAACAGAGAATTAGATCATGATGTTCATGGACAAGGTGCTCCTCTTTTGTTTCCATGTATGTGTGGATGA